In Papaver somniferum cultivar HN1 chromosome 1, ASM357369v1, whole genome shotgun sequence, a genomic segment contains:
- the LOC113306491 gene encoding succinate dehydrogenase assembly factor 2, mitochondrial-like isoform X1 yields the protein MRTVLVTLRQTRNTMAMPNKRTTTSTRGLMVDTLLQSQSCVRSRLGAVSHFSMNLQSFGGVTDLSNEENKRRTINRWLYRSMQRGFLELDLALGKWVEENIFSMDESGIKSLFHVLDVENPDLWKWLTNQEQPPEAVNNNSAFSALRE from the exons ATGAGAACTGTGCTTGTTACGCTCAGACAAACCCGTAATACAATGGCAATGCCCAATAAGAGGACGACGACCTCCACTAGGGGTTTGATGGTGGACACCCTTCTTCAGTCTCAGTCTTGTGTCAG GTCTCGTCTTGGTGCAGTTTCTCACTTCTCCATGAATCTTCAGTCGTTTGGTGGCGTTACTGATCTTTCCAACGAAGAAAACAAAAGGCGCACTATTAACAG aTGGTTGTACCGAAGCATGCAAAGGGGTTTCTTAGAGTTGGACTTGGCATTGGGAAAGTGGGTTGAGGAAAATATCTTCTCAATGGATGAATCTGGTATCAAATCACTTTTTCATGTTCTTGACGTG GAGAACCCAGACCTGTGGAAGTGGCTCACTAACCAGGAACAACCACCCGAGGCTGTGAATAATAATTCA GCATTCTCTGCTCTTCGTGAGTAG
- the LOC113306491 gene encoding succinate dehydrogenase assembly factor 2, mitochondrial-like isoform X2 — protein sequence MRTVLVTLRQTRNTMAMPNKRTTTSTRGLMVDTLLQSQSCVRSRLGAVSHFSMNLQSFGGVTDLSNEENKRRTINRWLYRSMQRGFLELDLALGKWVEENIFSMDESGIKSLFHVLDVENPDLWKWLTNQEQPPEAVNNNSVSILCSS from the exons ATGAGAACTGTGCTTGTTACGCTCAGACAAACCCGTAATACAATGGCAATGCCCAATAAGAGGACGACGACCTCCACTAGGGGTTTGATGGTGGACACCCTTCTTCAGTCTCAGTCTTGTGTCAG GTCTCGTCTTGGTGCAGTTTCTCACTTCTCCATGAATCTTCAGTCGTTTGGTGGCGTTACTGATCTTTCCAACGAAGAAAACAAAAGGCGCACTATTAACAG aTGGTTGTACCGAAGCATGCAAAGGGGTTTCTTAGAGTTGGACTTGGCATTGGGAAAGTGGGTTGAGGAAAATATCTTCTCAATGGATGAATCTGGTATCAAATCACTTTTTCATGTTCTTGACGTG GAGAACCCAGACCTGTGGAAGTGGCTCACTAACCAGGAACAACCACCCGAGGCTGTGAATAATAATTCAGTGA GCATTCTCTGCTCTTCGTGA